GTTCGCCACATCTCCTCGTCCGGGGTGAACGGCGCGAGATAGGAGAAGATGGCCGGCTCCGGCCATGCTCCCCTTTGGATGCGGGCGCCCAGGCCGACCGGAAGGATGCGCGGTAGGTTGCCGACGATTCCCCCGCCGGTGATGTGCGCGAGCCCCTTGATGTCGACCGCGTCGCGCAGCCGCCGGATGGGATCGAGATACGCGCGGTGGGGGGCGAGGAGCGCGTCCAGCACCGTCTCTTCGGTACCTGGGATCGTCTGCGTCAGCGCCCTGCTGGGAATCACGCGACGGGCCAGGCTGTAGCCATTGGTGTGTAGACCGGTCGAGGGCAGCGCGAGCAGCGCATCGCCTTCGCGGATCGATGTGCCGTCGATGATCGCATCGCGCTCGCAGACGCCGACCATGAAGCCTGCGATATCGTAGGTGGCGGGCTGATAGAGGCCCGGCATCTCCGCGGTCTCGCCGCCGAGCAGGGCGCAATTGACCTGCCGGCACGCATCAGCCATCCCGCCGACCACCTCGGCCACGACCGGCGGGTCCAGACTGCCGGTCGCCACGTAATCCAG
This genomic interval from Candidatus Dormiibacterota bacterium contains the following:
- the purM gene encoding phosphoribosylformylglycinamidine cyclo-ligase, whose product is MTTYRDAGVDIDAGNRAVELIKPLAASTQGPEVLAGVGPFSGLFALDTRRYRQPILVASTDGVGTKVLLAAGAGRHAQIGADLVNHCVNDVLTAGAEPLFFLDYVATGSLDPPVVAEVVGGMADACRQVNCALLGGETAEMPGLYQPATYDIAGFMVGVCERDAIIDGTSIREGDALLALPSTGLHTNGYSLARRVIPSRALTQTIPGTEETVLDALLAPHRAYLDPIRRLRDAVDIKGLAHITGGGIVGNLPRILPVGLGARIQRGAWPEPAIFSYLAPFTPDEEMWRTFNMGIGMIVVVDEVSAATALRILEGEVFVVGDIVASEQRRVQILE